One genomic window of Salvia miltiorrhiza cultivar Shanhuang (shh) chromosome 4, IMPLAD_Smil_shh, whole genome shotgun sequence includes the following:
- the LOC131021164 gene encoding protein FAR1-RELATED SEQUENCE 5-like, with product MTIEESDGVFSDQSSTSDTVFLPECDDEFKPIVGKNFSSLDDGEKFYMAYAKRCGFKSRLGAVKRKKSGVIISRLIFCSREGLSKSGGNIRSRMSTRVDCKARIILRVVDGGSYTIVNFIEGHSHRFVSDNLQHFMLSNRKLDHGHKKFVLNCVKTNIGPVKSFHLFKELVEGYDKVGCTAVDFKNFARDLRAYVLGSDAQILLNNLFNKREICSDFQFEYAVDSSDKLTRLFWADPLSIQKYDAFGESVSFDATYSTNRYNLIFVPFTGKDNHGSCVTFGAGLISHEDEESYSWVLEKFVECMRRRPRMIITDQDPALKKSVERVLYDTRHRFCMWHIMVKVMDKVPHRLKTDLQFKKDFNRLAWSEFTEPLSFERRWNDLMEKYGLVGDKWFDSMFAQRSYWIPSFFRDCHMSGLFKTTSMSESQNSFFRRYFNRGANLIEFFIHFERAIEAQRNQCDRLNSVDVSCFPKLVTDLAIERHAATVYTSGMFVEVQKQIVSASFSCCILEIRTGVGENVYVVEDGESGKFSVTYNLADYSCNCDCKHFVRCGWLCSHVFCVLKNVKIQRIPDQYILKRWTKGICVGGSTNSGGTDTLSQLYSLAYSCIGLVQGDSVKMEKLFQTLKGVHDSLSVNSSSSSNDDLFNEFYGGAPPEVVDVHPPDIVKTKGSGSRLKSRIEKALRDKNKPKRRCGNCKEMVNHDARNCDQERAVK from the exons ATGACGATTGAGGAATCAG aTGGTGTTTTTTCTGATCAGAGTTCAACTTCTGATACAGTGTTTTTACCTGAATGTGATGATGAGTTTAAACCTATTGTTGGGAAGAATTTTTCTTCATTAGATGATGGTGAAAAGTTTTATATGGCTTATGCTAAGCGTTGTGGATTTAAGTCGCGTCTTGGTGCTGTTAAGCGTAAGAAATCTGGGGTGATTATTTCTAGACTTATTTTTTGTAGTCGGGAAGGGTTGAGTAAATCTGGTGGAAATATTAGATCTAGGATGAGTACAAGAGTAGATTGCAAAGCTCGTATTATTCTTCGTGTTGTTGATGGTGGTTCTTACACTATTGTGAATTTTATTGAGGGTCATAGTCATCGATTTGTTTCAGATAATCTTCAACATTTTATGTTGTCTAATCGTAAGTTGGATCATGGGCATAAGAAGTTTGTATTGAACTGTGTTAAAACCAATATTGGTCCTGTTAAATCATTCCATTTGTTTAAGGAATTGGTTGAGGGTTATGATAAAGTTGGATGTACAGCGGTGGATTTTAAGAATTTTGCACGTGATTTGCGTGCATATGTTCTTGGTTCTGATGCTCAGATTCTATTGAATAATTTGTTCAATAAGCGTGAAATTTGTAGCGATTTTCAGTTTGAATATGCAGTTGATAGTTCTGATAAACTTACAAGGCTGTTTTGGGCTGATCCTTTATCAATTCAGAAATATGATGCTTTTGGTGAATCTGTATCATTTGATGCGACATACTCAACTAACAG ATATAATCTTATATTTGTGCCATTCACTGGTAAAGATAATCATGGAAGTTGTGTGACCTTTGGTGCTGGACTAATTTCTCATGAGGATGAGGAATCATATTCATGGGTTCTTGAGAAGTTTGTTGAATGCATGAGGAGAAGACCAAGGATGATTATTACAGATCAAGATCCAGCTTTAAAAAAATCTGTTGAACGTGTTTTATATGATACGCGTCATCGATTTTGCATGTGGCATATCATGGTTAAAGTTATGGATAAGGTTCCACATCGACTTAAGACCGATTTACAGTTTAAAAAGGATTTTAATCGTCTTGCATGGTCTGAGTTTACTGAGCCTTTGAGTTTTGAACGAAGATGGAATGATTTAATGGAGAAATATGGTTTGGTTGGTGATAAATGGTTTGATTCTATGTTTGCTCAGCGTAGTTATTGGATTCCTTCATTTTTTAGAGATTGTCATATGAGTGGGTTATTTAAGACAACGTCTATGTCTGAGAGTCAGAATAGTTTTTTCCGTAGGTATTTCAATAGGGGTGCAAATCTGATTGAATTCTTTATTCATTTTGAGCGTGCTATTGAAGCTCAAAGAAATCAGTGTGATCGTCTCAATAGTGTTGATGTTTCTTGTTTCCCAAAGTTGGTGACAGATCTGGCAATTGAAAGGCATGCAGCAACTGTTTATACTAGTGGGATGTTTGTTGAGGTTCAAAAGCAGATTGTTTCAGCTAGTTTCAGTTGCTGCATATTGGAGATTAGGACTGGTGTCGGCGAGAATGTTTATGTAGTTGAAGATGGTGAAAGTGGTAAATTTAGTGTCACTTATAATTTGGCTGACTATAGTTGCAATTGTGATTGCAAGCACTTTGTGAGGTGTGGTTGGCTTTGTTCgcatgtattttgtgtgttgaaGAATGTTAAGATTCAGAGGATTCCTGATCAATATATATTAAAGCGTTGGACAAAAGGAATTTGCGTTGGTGGAAGTACAAATTCTGGTGGGACAGATACTCTCTCTCAGTTATATTCTTTAGCTTATAGTTGTATAGGTTTGGTTCAAGGTGATTCTGTAAAGATGGAGAAGTTATTTCAAACTTTGAAAGGTGTGCATGATTCTTTGTCTGTGAATAGTTCTAGCAGTTCAAATGATGATCTTTTTAATGAGTTTTATGGTGGTGCACCTCCTGAAGTAGTTGATGTTCACCCACCTGATATTGTGAAGACAAAAGGTAGTGGAAGTCGTTTGAAGTCGAGGATTGAGAAGGCTTTAAGGGATAAGAATAAACCGAAACGAAGATGTGGCAATTGCAAAGAGATGGTGAACCATGATGCTCGTAATTGTGATCAGGAACGTGCTGTTAAAtag